Proteins from a single region of Labedella gwakjiensis:
- a CDS encoding sugar isomerase domain-containing protein, producing MTIAQTYLDDVIAKMAWVRDTQAENIAAAGAICADTIAGDGLVFTFGTGHGGFAALESFPRTGGVTGFRPIVESSIALMHHVLGDQGTAQYRFLHTQEGYGKAILRSHQLKDGDALILFSHSGINPVILDMAVEFQERGLKVIGVTSVPHSSQVASRHSSGKRLFEIADVTIDTGIPLEDASQFIDGLEYPVGPTSTSVAVAVSHAINASTTADLVARGVEPMIMVNTNSNRTKEAHQQNDRNYAELWRRLRSREFSAPVVK from the coding sequence ATGACCATCGCCCAGACCTACCTCGACGACGTCATCGCGAAGATGGCGTGGGTCCGCGACACGCAGGCGGAGAACATCGCCGCCGCCGGCGCCATCTGCGCAGACACGATCGCGGGCGACGGCCTCGTCTTCACGTTCGGGACGGGCCACGGCGGGTTCGCGGCGCTCGAGTCGTTCCCGCGCACCGGTGGCGTCACGGGTTTTCGCCCCATCGTCGAGTCGTCGATCGCGCTCATGCACCACGTCCTCGGCGACCAGGGGACGGCGCAGTACCGGTTCCTCCACACGCAGGAGGGGTACGGCAAGGCGATCCTGCGCTCCCACCAGCTCAAGGACGGCGACGCTCTCATCCTGTTCAGCCACTCGGGCATCAACCCCGTCATCCTCGACATGGCGGTGGAGTTCCAGGAGCGCGGTCTCAAGGTCATCGGCGTCACGAGCGTGCCGCACAGCTCGCAGGTGGCGAGCCGCCACTCGAGCGGCAAGCGCCTCTTCGAGATCGCCGACGTCACGATCGACACCGGTATCCCGCTCGAGGACGCGTCGCAGTTCATCGACGGCCTCGAGTACCCCGTCGGCCCGACGTCCACGTCGGTCGCCGTCGCCGTCTCGCACGCGATCAACGCCTCGACGACCGCCGACCTCGTCGCCCGCGGCGTGGAGCCGATGATCATGGTCAACACCAACTCCAACCGCACGAAGGAGGCGCACCAGCAGAACGACCGCAACTACGCGGAACTCTGGCGTCGACTCCGCAGTCGCGAGTTCTCGGCTCCGGTGGTCAAGTGA
- a CDS encoding aldehyde dehydrogenase family protein, protein MSGRFDDRGLYLGGAWGPSLSGERIDVHDPATGELVARSAVAGAADVDAAVDAAQRAQPAWAALPSSERARILHRAADLIMERIDDIAELLTREQGKPVPDSVKEIAFGAEVFHYYAEEGLRVGGSIRPVQRADIRSLVEWLPIGVVGAVVPWNYPVDLYAWKVAPALAAGNAIVVKPPLESPLAVGLVVQCLEDAGLPAGLLADLPGGLEAGERLSAHPGVGMITATASTRTGQAIMRSAAATMKRVSLELGGQSPFIVLDDADIAEAAAAAARRSFSNAGQICIAVNRILVADAVADEFVDAVAEHTRAIRIGHGVEHGVTGGPTTTTGVIETAEAHIADAVARGARVVTGGKRLSGGDYDAGTFFENTVLDGVPLGARSLVEETFGPVVAVHRFGSDADVAAIANDSPAGLAAYVFGGDLDRAWSVAEHIHAGGVGVNVNDITELQAPFGGWKMSGFGRELGPEGLHGFMQQRHIRLRRRY, encoded by the coding sequence GTGAGCGGGCGGTTCGACGACCGCGGACTCTACCTCGGCGGAGCCTGGGGCCCGAGCCTCTCGGGGGAGCGGATCGACGTCCACGATCCGGCGACGGGCGAGCTCGTCGCGCGGTCGGCCGTGGCCGGCGCAGCCGACGTCGACGCGGCCGTCGATGCGGCGCAGCGCGCTCAGCCCGCGTGGGCGGCGCTGCCGTCCTCCGAGCGCGCCCGCATCCTCCACCGCGCCGCCGACCTGATCATGGAGCGCATCGACGACATCGCCGAGCTCCTCACGCGCGAGCAGGGCAAGCCCGTGCCCGACAGCGTGAAGGAGATCGCGTTCGGGGCCGAGGTCTTCCACTACTACGCCGAGGAGGGACTCCGCGTGGGTGGGAGCATCCGCCCCGTGCAGCGCGCCGACATCCGCTCCCTCGTGGAGTGGCTGCCGATCGGTGTGGTCGGGGCCGTCGTGCCGTGGAACTACCCCGTCGACCTCTACGCGTGGAAGGTCGCCCCGGCGCTCGCCGCGGGGAACGCGATCGTCGTCAAGCCTCCGCTCGAGTCACCGCTCGCGGTGGGCCTCGTGGTGCAGTGCCTCGAGGACGCGGGACTGCCCGCCGGTCTGCTCGCGGACCTCCCGGGTGGTCTCGAGGCCGGGGAGCGGCTCTCGGCGCACCCCGGCGTCGGCATGATCACGGCCACAGCCTCGACGCGCACGGGCCAGGCGATCATGCGCTCGGCCGCGGCCACGATGAAGCGTGTGTCCCTCGAGCTCGGAGGGCAGAGCCCCTTCATCGTGCTCGACGACGCGGACATCGCCGAGGCGGCCGCCGCTGCCGCCCGTCGGTCCTTCTCGAACGCCGGACAGATCTGCATCGCCGTCAACCGCATCCTCGTGGCCGACGCGGTCGCGGACGAGTTCGTCGACGCCGTCGCCGAGCACACACGCGCGATCCGTATCGGGCACGGCGTCGAGCACGGCGTCACGGGCGGACCGACGACCACGACGGGCGTCATCGAGACGGCGGAGGCGCACATCGCCGACGCCGTGGCGCGCGGCGCGCGCGTCGTGACGGGCGGGAAGCGTCTCTCCGGCGGCGACTACGACGCCGGGACGTTCTTCGAGAACACGGTGCTCGACGGTGTTCCCCTCGGCGCCCGTTCCCTCGTGGAGGAGACCTTCGGTCCCGTCGTCGCCGTGCACCGCTTCGGCTCGGACGCCGACGTCGCGGCGATCGCGAACGACAGCCCGGCCGGTCTCGCCGCCTACGTCTTCGGCGGCGATCTCGATCGTGCCTGGTCGGTCGCCGAGCACATCCACGCCGGCGGTGTCGGCGTCAACGTCAACGACATCACCGAACTCCAGGCTCCCTTCGGAGGCTGGAAGATGTCGGGATTCGGCCGCGAACTGGGACCGGAGGGCCTGCACGGATTCATGCAGCAGCGCCACATCCGGCTTCGTCGCCGATACTGA
- a CDS encoding CaiB/BaiF CoA transferase family protein: protein MPGALDGVTVLDFSRVLAGPYATMMLADLGATVVKIERAGVGDETRAWGPPFDATGTSTYFTSVNRNKSSLAVDLRDPAQLAELRERVATADVIVENFRAGAMERLGLGYDDVRAIRPDVVYCSITGFGSGAGAGLPGFDLLVQAVGGLMSITGTHPGDPTKTGVALVDVVTGLHATTGILAALFHRARTGEGQRIEVNLLSSLLSALVNQASGFVGAGVVPGIIGNAHPSIAPYETFATADRPLVVAVGTDGQFRAFAQAIGRPELADDERFRTNTQRVAHRAELNAIVGPVLAAASADDWFGRMTANDVPAGPINTISEAFAFAESLGLGPVVDVDGSPQVASPLTLSATPVRYRSRPPHLGEAVTGRPT, encoded by the coding sequence ATGCCGGGAGCGCTCGACGGCGTGACGGTGCTCGACTTCAGTCGAGTGCTCGCCGGTCCGTACGCCACGATGATGCTCGCGGACCTCGGTGCCACGGTCGTCAAGATCGAGCGCGCCGGGGTCGGCGACGAGACGCGTGCGTGGGGGCCGCCGTTCGATGCGACAGGCACGTCCACCTACTTCACGTCCGTCAATCGCAACAAGTCGTCGCTCGCGGTCGACCTCCGCGATCCCGCGCAGCTGGCCGAGCTCCGTGAGCGGGTGGCGACAGCCGACGTCATCGTCGAGAACTTCCGGGCCGGTGCCATGGAGCGGCTCGGCCTCGGCTACGACGACGTCCGCGCGATCCGCCCCGACGTCGTCTACTGCTCGATCACGGGATTCGGCAGCGGCGCCGGCGCCGGCCTGCCGGGCTTCGACCTCCTCGTCCAGGCGGTCGGCGGCCTCATGAGCATCACGGGCACGCACCCGGGGGATCCCACGAAGACGGGCGTCGCGCTCGTCGACGTCGTCACCGGTCTGCACGCCACCACGGGCATCCTCGCCGCCCTCTTCCACCGTGCCCGCACGGGGGAGGGCCAGCGCATCGAGGTGAATCTCCTGTCCAGTCTGCTCTCGGCCCTCGTCAATCAGGCATCCGGGTTCGTCGGCGCCGGGGTCGTGCCCGGCATCATCGGCAACGCCCACCCGAGCATCGCGCCGTACGAGACCTTCGCGACCGCCGACCGGCCGCTCGTCGTGGCCGTCGGCACCGACGGCCAGTTCCGCGCGTTCGCCCAAGCGATCGGGCGACCGGAGCTCGCGGACGACGAGCGCTTCCGCACGAACACGCAGCGCGTCGCACACCGGGCGGAGCTGAATGCGATCGTCGGACCGGTGCTCGCCGCGGCGTCCGCCGACGACTGGTTCGGTCGGATGACGGCCAACGACGTGCCGGCCGGTCCCATCAACACGATCTCCGAGGCGTTCGCCTTCGCCGAGAGCCTCGGGCTCGGTCCCGTCGTCGACGTCGACGGCAGCCCGCAGGTCGCGAGTCCGCTCACCCTGTCGGCCACACCCGTGCGCTACCGCTCGCGCCCACCGCATCTCGGCGAGGCGGTGACGGGCCGTCCCACCTGA
- a CDS encoding acyl-CoA dehydrogenase family protein has protein sequence MSHHAAPDLTSSTSVDDLLDLGSLLTDDERAWQAKARAFAQDRIVPTIEADFEDKHFRSEFIPELGAAGFLGMHLSCYGTAGAGAVSYGLACLELEAADSGWRTFVSVQGSLAMSAIAKFGSEEQKSEWLPRMASGEVVGCFALTEPDGGSDPASMGTRAVRDGDDWVITGAKRWIGLASIAGIAIVWAQTEDGVRGFIVPTDSAGFSATPIDGKLAMRASIQCDIVFDGVRVPESLRLPDAIGLRGPFSCLNEARYGIIWGVMGAARSCLEAAVERSSSRQVFGGPIGRFQLTQAKLADMFLEYEKGVLLALHTGRRKEAGTLTPEQISVGKLNNVREAIAIAGLARSILGGDGVTDAFPVMRHMANLEAVRTYEGTDEIHALVVGRALTGVQAFR, from the coding sequence ATGTCCCACCACGCAGCCCCCGACCTCACCTCCTCCACCTCCGTCGACGACCTCCTCGACCTCGGCTCCCTCCTCACGGATGACGAGCGCGCCTGGCAGGCGAAGGCGCGTGCGTTCGCGCAGGACCGTATCGTCCCGACCATCGAGGCGGACTTCGAGGACAAGCACTTCCGCTCGGAGTTCATCCCGGAGCTCGGCGCGGCCGGCTTCCTCGGCATGCACCTCTCCTGTTACGGAACGGCGGGCGCCGGTGCCGTGAGCTACGGCCTCGCGTGCCTCGAGCTCGAGGCGGCCGACAGCGGGTGGCGCACGTTCGTGTCGGTGCAGGGGTCGCTCGCCATGAGTGCGATCGCGAAGTTCGGATCGGAGGAGCAGAAGTCGGAGTGGCTGCCGCGGATGGCGAGCGGAGAGGTCGTCGGGTGCTTCGCGCTCACCGAGCCCGACGGCGGGAGCGACCCGGCGTCCATGGGCACGCGCGCGGTCCGCGACGGCGACGACTGGGTCATCACGGGCGCCAAGCGGTGGATCGGACTCGCGAGCATCGCGGGGATCGCGATCGTCTGGGCGCAGACGGAGGACGGCGTCCGTGGCTTCATCGTCCCGACGGACAGCGCCGGGTTCTCCGCGACGCCCATCGACGGGAAGCTCGCGATGCGCGCCTCGATCCAGTGCGACATCGTCTTCGACGGCGTCCGGGTGCCCGAGTCCCTCCGTCTCCCGGACGCGATCGGCCTGCGGGGTCCGTTCTCGTGCCTCAACGAGGCGCGCTACGGCATCATCTGGGGCGTCATGGGGGCGGCGCGCAGCTGCCTCGAGGCTGCCGTGGAGCGCTCGTCGAGCCGGCAGGTGTTCGGCGGGCCGATCGGCCGCTTCCAGTTGACGCAGGCGAAGCTCGCCGACATGTTCCTCGAGTACGAGAAGGGCGTGCTGCTCGCGCTGCACACGGGTCGTCGCAAGGAGGCCGGAACGCTCACTCCCGAGCAGATCAGCGTCGGCAAGCTCAACAACGTGCGCGAGGCGATCGCGATCGCCGGCCTCGCCCGCTCGATCCTCGGCGGCGACGGCGTGACGGACGCGTTCCCCGTCATGCGCCACATGGCGAACCTCGAGGCCGTGCGCACGTACGAGGGCACGGACGAGATCCACGCCCTCGTCGTCGGCCGCGCCCTCACGGGGGTCCAGGCCTTCCGCTGA
- a CDS encoding class I SAM-dependent DNA methyltransferase, giving the protein MADPSPLDDVRRAYDAVAEDYAELLRDELGGKPLDRALLGAFAERVAATGDVRVIDAGCGPGRIAGHLRRLGLDVSGVDLSPGMVAIARRTYPDVDFAVGSLGALETGDASSGGVLAWYSIIHTETDGLAAVFEEFARVVVPGGWVLLAFQIGGERVRLVRPYGHDVELDAIRHDVDVVESALGAAGFTVESRTVREPAPPERVRQAYVFAQRAW; this is encoded by the coding sequence ATGGCTGATCCCTCACCGCTCGACGATGTCCGGCGCGCCTATGACGCGGTCGCCGAGGACTACGCCGAGCTCCTCCGGGACGAGCTCGGCGGCAAGCCGCTGGATCGTGCACTACTCGGCGCCTTCGCCGAACGGGTCGCCGCCACCGGGGACGTCCGGGTCATCGACGCCGGCTGCGGGCCCGGGCGCATCGCCGGACACCTTCGACGTCTCGGCCTCGACGTGTCGGGTGTCGACCTCTCACCCGGCATGGTCGCGATCGCGCGACGCACCTACCCCGACGTCGATTTCGCTGTCGGGTCGCTCGGTGCCCTCGAAACCGGAGACGCCTCGTCGGGCGGTGTCCTCGCCTGGTATTCGATCATCCACACGGAGACCGACGGCCTCGCGGCCGTGTTCGAGGAGTTCGCCCGCGTCGTCGTGCCCGGCGGCTGGGTGCTGCTGGCCTTCCAGATCGGTGGTGAGCGCGTGCGGCTCGTGCGCCCATACGGTCACGACGTGGAGCTCGACGCCATCCGACACGACGTCGACGTCGTCGAGAGTGCCCTCGGTGCCGCCGGCTTCACGGTCGAGTCACGCACGGTCCGCGAGCCGGCGCCGCCGGAGCGCGTGCGGCAGGCCTACGTCTTCGCGCAACGCGCATGGTAG
- a CDS encoding ABC transporter ATP-binding protein — MARRKKIDAPDDTAGVAPATPDQTGAEADEYMPSSSDGDMFGDMPARKAQQFWPSAKRLFGLLAPEKAKMWLVVGLVTVSVVLTVIAPKVLGQAMDVIFNGVIGSQLPSGVPLSQIVDQARAGGNDDYADLLEKAQIVPGAGIDFTTLGRLILIVLALYVVASTLMWAQGFILNALVMRVVFRLRQDIEAKINRLPLSYFDTRQRGDIMSRVTNDVDNIQTALQQAFSQLVQSVLTIIGIAAMMFIVSWQLALIALISLPLSAIIAGVIGVRSQKLFAAQWKNTGSLNGHIEESFSGLELVRVFGRDREMLAEFDDRNEKLYRASFGAQFVSGMIMPSMMFVSYLSYVLIAVAGGLRVASGQLTLGDATAFIQYSREFSQPVSQLAGMANMLQSGVASAERTFELLDAEEESDDAPTSTLPGRTDGHVEFQGVSFGYSEDSPLIDDLSFAVQPGQTVAIVGPTGAGKTTLVNLVMRFYELNGGRILLDGTDVTTLSRADLRSQVGMVLQDAWLFEGSIRENIRYGRLDATDEEVLDAAKATMVDRFVRQLPEGYDTVLDAEGGSVSAGERQLITIARAFIAQPSLLILDEATSSVDTRTELLVQHAMAALRSDRTSFVIAHRLSTIRDADTILVMENGRIVEQGDHDTLLGRRGPYHMLYMTQFRGGESDAADAGAESASTAGPTRGRS; from the coding sequence ATGGCCCGCCGCAAGAAGATCGACGCGCCGGACGACACAGCCGGGGTCGCCCCCGCGACGCCCGATCAGACGGGCGCCGAGGCTGACGAGTACATGCCGTCGAGCAGCGACGGCGACATGTTCGGCGACATGCCGGCGCGCAAGGCTCAGCAGTTCTGGCCGTCGGCGAAACGCCTCTTCGGGCTCCTGGCGCCCGAGAAGGCGAAGATGTGGCTCGTCGTCGGCCTCGTCACCGTCTCGGTCGTCCTCACCGTCATCGCCCCCAAGGTCCTCGGGCAGGCGATGGACGTGATCTTCAACGGCGTCATCGGGTCGCAGCTCCCATCGGGCGTTCCCCTCTCCCAGATCGTCGACCAGGCCCGCGCCGGCGGGAACGACGACTACGCCGACCTGCTGGAGAAGGCCCAGATCGTTCCGGGGGCGGGTATCGACTTCACGACGCTCGGCCGGCTGATCCTCATCGTGCTCGCCCTGTACGTGGTCGCCTCGACCCTCATGTGGGCCCAGGGGTTCATCCTCAACGCGCTCGTCATGCGGGTGGTGTTCCGGCTCCGGCAGGACATCGAGGCGAAGATCAACCGTCTGCCGCTCAGCTACTTCGACACCCGGCAGCGCGGCGACATCATGTCGCGTGTGACGAACGACGTCGACAACATCCAGACCGCCCTCCAGCAGGCCTTCTCCCAGCTCGTCCAGTCGGTGCTGACGATCATCGGCATCGCCGCGATGATGTTCATCGTCTCGTGGCAGCTCGCCCTCATCGCGCTCATCTCGTTGCCGCTCTCCGCCATCATCGCCGGTGTCATCGGCGTGCGCTCGCAGAAGCTCTTCGCCGCTCAGTGGAAGAACACCGGCTCCCTCAACGGCCACATCGAGGAGTCGTTCTCCGGGCTCGAGCTCGTGCGCGTGTTCGGCCGCGACCGGGAGATGCTCGCCGAGTTCGACGACCGCAACGAGAAGCTGTACCGCGCGTCGTTCGGGGCGCAGTTCGTCTCCGGCATGATCATGCCGTCGATGATGTTCGTCTCGTATCTCTCGTACGTGCTCATCGCGGTGGCCGGAGGGCTGCGGGTCGCGTCCGGACAGCTCACGCTCGGCGACGCGACGGCGTTCATCCAGTACTCGCGCGAGTTCTCGCAGCCGGTGAGCCAGCTCGCGGGCATGGCGAACATGCTCCAGTCGGGCGTCGCATCGGCCGAACGCACGTTCGAGCTGCTCGACGCGGAGGAGGAGAGCGACGACGCCCCCACCTCCACCCTCCCCGGACGCACGGACGGCCACGTCGAGTTCCAGGGCGTCTCGTTCGGCTACTCCGAGGACTCACCGCTCATCGACGACCTCTCATTCGCCGTGCAGCCCGGACAGACCGTGGCCATCGTGGGACCGACGGGAGCGGGCAAGACCACCCTCGTGAACCTCGTCATGCGGTTCTACGAGCTGAACGGTGGACGCATCCTGCTCGACGGCACCGACGTCACCACCCTGTCGCGCGCCGACCTCCGTTCCCAAGTGGGCATGGTCCTGCAGGACGCCTGGCTCTTCGAGGGCAGCATCCGGGAGAACATCCGCTACGGCCGTCTCGACGCCACCGACGAGGAGGTCCTCGACGCGGCGAAGGCCACGATGGTCGACCGCTTCGTCCGTCAGCTCCCCGAGGGGTACGACACGGTCCTCGACGCCGAGGGCGGGTCGGTGTCCGCGGGCGAACGGCAGCTGATCACGATCGCTCGCGCCTTCATCGCCCAGCCGTCGCTCCTCATCCTCGACGAGGCCACCTCGTCGGTCGACACCCGCACCGAGCTTCTCGTACAGCACGCGATGGCCGCTCTGCGCTCCGACCGCACGTCCTTCGTGATCGCCCACCGCCTGTCGACCATCCGCGATGCCGACACCATCCTCGTCATGGAGAACGGACGCATCGTGGAACAGGGCGACCACGACACGCTCCTCGGACGCCGCGGCCCGTACCACATGCTCTACATGACGCAGTTCCGCGGCGGGGAGAGCGACGCCGCAGACGCCGGGGCGGAGTCCGCCTCGACCGCGGGACCGACCCGCGGTCGCAGCTAG
- a CDS encoding ABC transporter ATP-binding protein, giving the protein MSLRYAKPYTRFVVAVVILQLLSTIAALYLPSLNAQIIDRGVATGDTDFIWSTGMTMLLVCVAQVATAIAAVYFGARTAMSVGRDIRRDVYRKVDELSGLEIGTFGTATLITRGTNDVQQVQMLVLMTLNFMVSAPIMCVGGIIMALREDAGLSWLVWVSVPLLFIIVSVLVGILLPLFRLMQDRIDGINGVLREQITGIRVIRAFVREPYESERYRKANERLTQVSVRVGNVFVLMFPVIMMVLHLATAAVLWFGGQRVDAGEMQVGSLTAFLQYLLQILTAVMMGVFMVMMIPRAIVCAERIDQVLGTDTGLAAPTGGATTPTVGRVEFSHVSFGYPGAERPVLDDVSFTAEPGKTTAIVGSTGAGKSTLVTLIPRLMDPQSGTVSIDGVPVSELTRDQIASVVGLVPQKPYLFSGTVATNLRFGRDDATDPELWDALRVAQGADFVNAKPEGLDTPISQGGTNVSGGQRQRLCIARALVARPRVYLFDDSFSALDVATDARLRASLGEATGGATVIIVAQRVSTIREADQIIVLDAGRIVGRGTHDELLESNDTYREIVQSQLSVEGVA; this is encoded by the coding sequence ATGTCCCTCCGCTACGCGAAGCCCTACACGCGCTTCGTCGTGGCCGTCGTCATCCTGCAGCTGCTCTCCACCATCGCGGCGCTCTACCTCCCGAGTCTCAACGCGCAGATCATCGATCGCGGCGTGGCCACGGGAGACACCGACTTCATCTGGTCGACGGGCATGACCATGCTCCTGGTCTGCGTCGCCCAGGTGGCCACCGCCATCGCCGCCGTCTACTTCGGCGCGCGCACGGCCATGTCGGTGGGCCGCGACATCCGCCGCGACGTCTATCGCAAGGTCGACGAGCTGAGCGGCCTCGAGATCGGCACCTTCGGCACCGCCACCCTCATCACGCGCGGCACCAACGACGTGCAGCAGGTGCAGATGCTCGTCCTCATGACCCTCAACTTCATGGTGTCCGCCCCGATCATGTGCGTAGGCGGCATCATCATGGCGCTCCGCGAGGACGCCGGGCTCTCGTGGCTCGTCTGGGTCTCCGTCCCCCTGCTCTTCATCATCGTGAGCGTCCTCGTGGGCATCCTGCTGCCGCTCTTCCGCCTCATGCAGGACCGGATCGACGGCATCAACGGCGTGCTGCGCGAGCAGATCACCGGCATCCGCGTCATCCGCGCCTTCGTGCGGGAGCCGTACGAGTCCGAGCGCTACCGGAAGGCGAACGAGCGGCTCACGCAGGTCTCGGTGCGGGTGGGCAACGTCTTCGTGCTCATGTTCCCGGTGATCATGATGGTGCTCCACCTCGCGACGGCCGCCGTCCTGTGGTTCGGCGGCCAGCGGGTCGACGCCGGCGAGATGCAGGTGGGTTCGCTCACCGCGTTCCTGCAGTACCTCCTGCAGATCCTCACGGCCGTCATGATGGGCGTGTTCATGGTCATGATGATCCCCCGCGCCATCGTGTGCGCCGAGCGCATCGACCAGGTGCTCGGCACCGACACCGGGCTCGCCGCTCCCACGGGCGGGGCGACGACGCCCACGGTCGGGCGGGTCGAGTTCTCCCACGTGAGCTTCGGCTACCCCGGCGCGGAGCGCCCGGTGCTTGACGACGTGTCGTTCACGGCGGAGCCGGGCAAGACGACGGCGATCGTCGGATCGACGGGCGCCGGGAAGTCCACGCTCGTCACCCTCATCCCCCGGCTGATGGATCCGCAGTCGGGCACCGTCTCGATCGACGGCGTTCCCGTGTCCGAGCTGACCCGAGACCAGATCGCCTCCGTCGTGGGCCTCGTGCCGCAGAAGCCCTACCTGTTCTCGGGCACCGTCGCCACGAACCTCCGCTTCGGGCGCGACGACGCGACGGATCCCGAGCTGTGGGACGCCCTCCGGGTGGCGCAAGGCGCCGACTTCGTCAACGCGAAGCCCGAGGGACTCGACACGCCGATCTCGCAGGGCGGGACCAACGTCTCGGGCGGCCAGCGACAGCGGCTCTGCATAGCGAGAGCGCTGGTGGCGCGGCCCCGGGTCTACCTCTTCGACGATTCCTTCTCGGCGCTCGACGTCGCCACCGATGCTCGACTGCGCGCGTCCCTCGGCGAGGCGACGGGAGGCGCGACGGTCATCATCGTGGCGCAGCGCGTGTCCACCATCCGCGAGGCCGACCAGATCATCGTCCTCGACGCCGGACGCATCGTCGGTCGGGGCACGCACGACGAGCTCCTCGAATCGAACGACACCTATCGCGAGATCGTGCAGTCACAGCTGAGCGTGGAGGGGGTGGCCTGA
- the rbsK gene encoding ribokinase encodes MTTDTISPPTDRSGVIVVGSATVDLTTFSQRLPARGETVLGDDFSLVLGGKGANQAVAAGRAGARASMVACIGSDLFRDLVLDALRDAGVDTTFVRSVDGPTGVAHIRVDASGENDIVMVPLANSSLDEAHIDEAVADRAATSSVLLTQLETPIHLVRHTMATARAAGLTTILDPAPAQPLDDDIWSLVDVVTPNETEAAILTGATVSDDASAEAAGRWFVDRGVRCAIVTRAADGATLVSADAVTHLPAIAVTAVDTTAAGDAFAGYLGAALASGASMDEAARVASAAGALAVTRRGASPSIPRRSEVDERRRHAAG; translated from the coding sequence ATGACGACCGATACGATCTCACCCCCGACCGACCGATCGGGGGTGATCGTGGTCGGGAGCGCGACGGTGGACCTGACGACCTTCTCCCAGCGCCTCCCCGCCCGCGGCGAGACGGTGCTCGGGGACGACTTCTCGCTCGTGCTCGGCGGGAAGGGCGCGAATCAGGCGGTCGCAGCCGGACGAGCCGGCGCCCGCGCCTCGATGGTCGCGTGCATCGGGTCGGACCTCTTCCGAGACCTCGTGCTCGACGCCCTCCGCGATGCCGGCGTCGACACGACGTTCGTCCGCTCGGTGGACGGACCGACCGGCGTCGCCCACATCCGCGTCGACGCGAGCGGCGAGAACGACATCGTGATGGTGCCGCTCGCCAACTCGTCGCTCGACGAGGCGCACATCGACGAGGCCGTCGCGGATCGGGCCGCGACGAGCTCCGTGCTGCTGACCCAGCTCGAGACGCCCATCCACCTCGTGCGACACACGATGGCGACGGCACGGGCGGCGGGTCTCACGACCATCCTCGATCCCGCGCCGGCGCAGCCTCTCGACGACGACATCTGGAGTCTCGTCGACGTCGTGACGCCGAACGAGACGGAGGCCGCGATCCTCACGGGCGCCACGGTGTCGGACGATGCCAGCGCCGAGGCCGCCGGCCGGTGGTTCGTCGACAGGGGTGTCCGCTGCGCGATCGTCACGCGGGCGGCCGACGGGGCCACGCTCGTCTCGGCCGACGCCGTGACGCACCTGCCCGCCATCGCGGTCACGGCCGTCGACACGACGGCGGCAGGGGACGCGTTCGCCGGCTACCTCGGCGCGGCTCTCGCCTCCGGGGCCTCGATGGACGAGGCCGCGCGGGTCGCCTCGGCCGCTGGCGCCCTCGCGGTGACGCGGCGCGGCGCCTCGCCGAGCATCCCGCGCCGTTCCGAGGTGGACGAGAGACGGCGGCACGCAGCGGGCTGA